One window from the genome of Amaranthus tricolor cultivar Red isolate AtriRed21 chromosome 9, ASM2621246v1, whole genome shotgun sequence encodes:
- the LOC130824273 gene encoding 60S ribosomal protein L30-like, with product MVSSKKTKKTHESINNRLALVMKSGKYTLGTKTVLKTLRSSKAKLVIISNNCPPLRKSEIEYYAMLAKVGVHHYNGNNVDLGTACGKYYRVCCLSIIDPGDSDIIKSMPDH from the exons ATGGTTTCCTCCAAGAAGACG AAGAAGACACATGAGAGTATAAACAACAGGTTGGCTCTTGTGATGAAGAGTGGCAAGTACACTCTTGGTACCAAAACTGTTCTTAAAACCCTCAGAAGTTCCAAAG CAAAATTGGTGATCATTTCAAACAACTGCCCACCATTGAGGAAGTCTGAGATAGAGTATTATGCTATGTTGGCTAAGGTTGGAGTTCACCATTACAATGGAA ATAATGTTGATCTCGGAACTGCTTGCGGAAAGTACTACAGGGTGTGCTGCCTCAGTATTATCGACCCTGGTGATTCAGATATTATCAAGAGCATGCCTGACCACTAA
- the LOC130823898 gene encoding rho-N domain-containing protein 1, chloroplastic, with the protein MDTTSVSHLINPLFTHSTSILLPETICRLLPIVSCKTRSFHLKNSTVRAYTNKREHSPFSRKSVLGRAYVDDEFRRSTPSDNKSMNREKLTVLFKRIQTEISQGESGTGNYVESSQSSNDDDSSVEISVLKFLQQSNRDTKDDTSKLKLSEDTISKTNTRKPPSTTNFTRPASNFVKRSPIASSLPLRINETEVSNREESSSAADKEFSKIDKKKLSELKGLAKERGLRGYSKLKKSELVQLLKSQVK; encoded by the exons ATGGATACAACTTCTGTCTCTCACCTCATCAATCCATTATTCACTCATTCCACCTCCATATTACTTCCTG AGACTATATGCAGATTACTGCCTATCGTGTCCTGCAAAACACGATCATTTCACCTTAAAAACTCAACCGTAAGAGCTTACACAAATAAGAGGGAACATAGTCCTTTCTCGAGGAAGAGTGTCCTCGGAAGAGCATATGTAGATGATGAGTTCAGAAGATCTACACCTTCCGACAATAAGTCCATGAACAGGGAGAAATTAACAGTGTTGTTTAAGCGCATACAGACGGAAATCTCTCAAGGGGAATCTGGAACCGGTAATTATGTTGAGAGTTCACAGTCCTCAAATGATGATGATTCTTCTGTTGAAATATCTGTTCTGAAATTCCTTCAGCAATCAAACAGGGATACGAAAG ATGACACTTCGAAACTGAAGCTTAGTGAAGACACCATAAGCAAGACAAATACCCGAAAACCTCCATCGACCACCAACTTCACTCGTCCAGCTTCCAACTTTGTGAAGAGATCACCTATTGCATCGTCATTGCCATTGCGAATCAATGAAACCGAGGTGAGTAATAGAGAGGAGTCTAGCTCGGCAGCTGATAAAGAGTTTTCGAAGATCGATAAAAAGAAGCTCAGTGAGCTTAAAGGCCTTGCCAAAGAGAGGGGACTTAGAGGCTATtccaaactaaaaaaaagtgaGCTTGTACAACTATTGAAGTCCCAGGTAAAGTAA
- the LOC130823902 gene encoding receptor-like protein 51: MEEPPFFIPIFLLFTLLLNTHPTQTLSPPISPTKPPSISPTPPSSSSSSSSPSSTLDPKQLRALQSLNIPTTKDPCSTSNSIHNIIHCDNSKPFRHLTSLHLINCSEDVSLSFTALKSISSLHDLQFINCPISPISFPPELASNLKSFACFNSLRKLTGVWLSHLQNVTDLNVTGVLVKASSPLIIVAHLKKVNKFIISHANLTGKLPGKSWNSNISHIDLSGNHLKGKIPNSITHLENLISLDLSSNQLIGELPTSIGDLIELKNFSVSSNSLSGSIPESIVSMASLVYLDLSSNQFNGSIPKFLADMKSLKYLNLERNNFQGILPFNVSFIKRLEVFKIGENANLCYNHTTLSSKVKLGISPCDKNGLPTSPPMKSSPLGGNEGNDYDYDSSSEDSTTQKSGGHHGPNKVVLGVAIALSSIVFLIIFLILLSRKCA; this comes from the coding sequence ATGGAAGAACCTCCATTTTTCATCCCCATTTTCCTACTTTTCACCCTTCTCTTAAACACGCACCCAACACAAACTCTATCCCCTCCCATTTCCCCTACTAAACCCCCTTCAATTTCACCCACACcaccatcttcttcttcttcttcctcttcaccTTCATCAACACTTGACCCTAAACAACTAAGAGCCCTTCAATCCCTCAACATCCCCACCACAAAAGACCCATGTTCAACCTCCAACTCAATCCATAATATCATCCATTGTGACAATTCCAAACCCTTTAGACATCTAACTTCACTTCACCTTATAAATTGCTCAGAAGATGTTTCTCTATCATTTACTGCCCTCAAATCTATATCTTCCCTTCACGATCTTCAATTCATTAACTGCCCAATTTCCCCCATTTCTTTCCCACCTGAATTAGCCTCAAATCTCAAGTCTTTCGCTTGTTTTAACAGCTTAAGAAAGTTAACAGGAGTTTGGCTTAGCCATTTGCAGAATGTTACAGATCTTAATGTTACTGGTGTTCTTGTTAAAGCTAGTAGCCCTCTTATTATTGTGGCCCACTTGAAGAAAGTGAACAAATTCATCATTTCTCATGCTAATCTTACTGGGAAATTACCAGGAAAATCATGGAATTCTAACATTTCCCACATTGATTTATCAGGTAATCATCTTAAAGGAAAAATACCCAATTCAATTACTCATCTTGAGAACCTAATTTCACTTGATTTATCCTCAAATCAGCTGATTGGAGAATTACCCACTTCAATTGGTGACCTAATTGAGCTGAAAAACTTTTCAGTTTCATCAAATTCATTATCTGGGTCAATTCCTGAATCTATTGTTTCAATGGCATCTTTGGTTTATCTTGATCTTAGCTCAAATCAGTTTAATGGGAGTATCCCTAAATTTTTAGCTGATATGAAGAGTTTGAAGTATTTGAATCTTGAAAGGAATAATTTTCAAGGGATTTTGCCCTTTAATGTATCATTTATTAAGAGATTAGAGGTTTTTAAGATTGGGGAAAATGCTAATTTGTGTTATAATCATACCACATTGTCTTCAAAGGTGAAACTTGGTATTTCTCCTTGTGATAAGAATGGACTACCAACGTCTCCTCCAATGAAATCGTCACCTTTGGGTGGCAATGAAGGCAACGATTACGACTACGATAGTAGCTCGGAGGATTCCACCACCCAAAAAAGTGGTGGACATCATGGTCCTAACAAGGTTGTTCTTGGAGTTGCTATTGCTCTTTCTTCTATTGTTTTCttgattattttcttaattttattatcaagGAAATGTGCATGa
- the LOC130823897 gene encoding probable LRR receptor-like serine/threonine-protein kinase At5g45780, with product MFLLFVMVLYLFDLVGGSDSLLSPKGVNYEVAALMSIKNKIIDDKYHVLNGWDINSVDPCTWNMVACSTKGFVTSLDMASMGLSGTLSPSIGNLTHLRAVSMQNNQLFGPIPYEIGKLQELQTLDLSGNQFSGEIPESIGYLGQLSYLKLSKNKLSGQVPELVANLTGLSFLDLSFNNLTGPTPRIHAKAYSVTGNTFLCSSSSPEICMDGVKPVNNDTSISKASHHRRWEVPVAVGFGCAVVVLILLVIGLVCYYKSHLLTTSYVQQDYEFSIGHVKRFSFRELQVATRNFNPKNILGQGGFGVVYKGCLPNKTMVAVKRLKDPSFTGEVQFQTEVEMIGLALHRNLLRLYGFCMTPNERLLVYPYMPNGSVADRLRDPNRERPTLDWNKRLHIALGAARGLVYLHEQCNPKIIHRDVKAANILLDESFEAVVGDFGLAKLLDSRESHVTTAVRGTVGHIAPEYLSTGQSSEKTDVFGFGVLLLELITGQKTIDAGKGQAQKGMKLDWVKALYQEKKLDMLIDRDLKGCFNCDELEKLVELALRCTQANPSLRQKMSEVMKVLEDITGSSAPVEELHARSSLFSRNYSDVHGDEEHSFVFEDMELSGPR from the exons ATGTTTCTTCTTTTTGTAATGGTTTTGTACCTTTTTGATCTGGTTGGAGGTTCAGACAGTCTTCTTTCTCCAAAGGGTGTTAACTATGAAG TTGCTGCATTGATGTCAATTAAGAACAAGATAATTGATGATAAGTACCATGTTCTTAATGGGTGGGATATAAATTCTGTTGATCCTTGCACTTGGAATATGGTTGCTTGCTCTACTAAGGGTTTTGTTACCTCTCT TGATATGGCTAGTATGGGCTTGTCAGGAACCTTATCTCCTAGTATTGGAAATTTGACTCACCTACGCGCAGT TTCAATGCAGAACAATCAATTGTTCGGCCCCATTCCATATGAGATTGGGAAACTTCAAGAGCTTCAAACTCTCGATCTCTCAGGTAACCAGTTTAGTGGTGAGATTCCTGAGTCGATTGGTTACCTCGGCCAACTCAGTTACTT GAAGCTAAGTAAAAATAAACTGTCTGGACAGGTTCCTGAACTCGTAGCAAATCTTACAGGTCTTTCATTCTT GGATTTGTCATTTAACAATCTTACTGGCCCGACACCAAGAATACATGCGAAAGCATACAG CGTAACAGGGAACACTTTTCTTTGCTCTTCATCATCTCCCGAAATTTGCATGGATGGAGTGAAGCCTGTAAATAATG ACACGAGTATTTCGAAGGCAAGCCATCACCGTCGATGGGAAGTCCCAGTCGCTGTTGGCTTTGGCTGTGCAGTTGTGGTACTTATATTGCTGGTAATTGGATTGGTTTGCTATTACAAGTCCCATCTTCTGACGACATCATATG TGCAGCAAGATTATGAATTCAGTATAGGTCATGTGAAGAGATTCTCATTTCGAGAACTGCAAGTAGCTACAAGAAACTTCAATCCCAAAAACATACTCGGACAGGGTGGTTTTGGAGTTGTCTATAAAGGGTGTTTACCGAACAAAACGATGGTGGCTGTCAAAAGACTGAAAGACCCCAGTTTCACTGGTGAAGTGCAGTTTCAAACTGAAGTAGAGATGATCGGTTTAGCTTTACATCGGAATCTTCTACGTCTATATGGGTTTTGTATGACACCTAATGAGAGACTGCTCGTGTATCCCTACATGCCAAATGGGAGTGTTGCGGATCGGCTTAGAG ACCCAAATAGGGAAAGGCCTACTCTAGATTGGAATAAGCGCTTGCATATCGCGCTGGGGGCTGCCCGTGGACTTGTATACTTGCATGAGCAGTGCAATCCCAAAATTATTCATCGGGATGTAAAGGCTGCTAACATCTTGCTTGATGAGAGTTTTGAAGCTGTTGTGGGTGATTTTGGCCTCGCAAAACTCTTGGACAGCCGGGAATCTCATGTTACTACTGCTGTGCGCGGAACTGTTGGTCATATTGCGCCCGAGTATCTTTCTACTGGGCAATCCTCGGAGAAAACTGATGTTTTTGGGTTCGGTGTATTACTTTTAGAACTCATTACAGGGCAAAAAACAATAGATGCCGGTAAAGGTCAAGCTCAAAAGGGAATGAAGCTTGATTGG GTGAAGGCGCTGTATCAAGAAAAGAAGCTGGACATGCTGATAGATCGAGATTTGAAGGGCTGTTTCAACTGTGACGAGCTAGAGAAACTTGTCGAATTGGCTCTTCGTTGTACTCAAGCTAATCCAAGCTTGAGGCAAAAAATGTCAGAAGTTATGAAGGTTTTAGAAGATATTACAGGGTCGTCTGCGCCCGTAGAAGAGTTGCATGCCAGAAGCTCTCTTTTCTCTAGGAATTATAGTGATGTTCATGGTGATGAAGAACATTCCTTTGTATTCGAAGATATGGAATTGTCTGGGCCAAGATGA